The following are from one region of the Haloactinomyces albus genome:
- a CDS encoding biotin transporter BioY: MVFAAFIAVLGIFPGFYLGGAAVPIVLQNMGPLLAGSMLGARRGGAAVLLFLALVALGLPLLSGGRGGIAVFAGPSGGFLVGYVLSAVVVGLIVQRAAPRPGLPILLLANIAGVAVDYLVGIPYWAAFTGDLRAAAIQSLVFVPGDAAKLVLVSLVAAAVHRAVPAVLTGSPRNAED; this comes from the coding sequence GTGGTCTTCGCCGCATTCATCGCGGTACTGGGCATCTTTCCCGGCTTCTACCTCGGCGGCGCCGCCGTGCCGATCGTCCTGCAGAACATGGGGCCGCTGCTGGCGGGCAGCATGCTGGGAGCACGCCGAGGCGGTGCCGCGGTCCTGCTGTTTCTCGCCCTCGTCGCTCTCGGCCTGCCCCTGCTGTCCGGGGGACGCGGTGGGATCGCCGTCTTCGCCGGGCCGAGCGGTGGATTCCTGGTCGGCTACGTGCTCTCCGCGGTCGTGGTGGGGCTGATCGTGCAACGCGCCGCGCCCCGGCCCGGCCTGCCGATCCTGCTGCTCGCCAACATCGCCGGTGTGGCGGTGGACTACCTCGTCGGTATCCCGTACTGGGCCGCGTTCACCGGTGATCTGCGGGCCGCGGCGATCCAGTCACTCGTCTTCGTACCCGGGGATGCCGCGAAGCTCGTGCTCGTCTCCCTGGTCGCGGCCGCCGTGCACCGAGCGGTCCCCGCCGTGCTGACCGGCTCCCCGCGCAACGCCGAGGACTGA
- a CDS encoding thiolase family protein, which produces MTDPRAPVVIAARRTPIGEAGGVLRHLGPDRLAAAVLSAALRDCGLDEVTDVVLGNTMGPGGNPARVAALDAGLGAEVPGMTVDRQCASGLSAITTAAAMIRAGIGDAYLAGGVESPSTAPWRAWRPRSAAEPPRFYSRAPFAPARFGDPDMGPAADLVAAEAGISRQRQDAFAARSHARAVEAQRRGRFDAELVEVGGVGTDERPRQRFTAERLARFRPAFTPEGTTTAANSCGISDGAAVVLVTSEHHRRRLGLPGLRLVDQQASGVDPNRLGLGAAPAMRAVLRHHGRAPQVVEFNEAFAGQTLACLDAAGIDECTAGPDGGAIALGHPWGASGAVLVVRLFHRMLADGARTGLAAISSGGGLGVATMWERAQ; this is translated from the coding sequence GTGACGGATCCACGCGCTCCCGTGGTGATAGCGGCCCGTCGCACTCCGATCGGGGAGGCTGGTGGGGTGCTGCGGCACCTCGGCCCCGACCGGCTTGCCGCCGCCGTGCTGAGCGCGGCACTGCGCGACTGTGGTCTCGACGAAGTCACCGATGTGGTGCTGGGCAACACGATGGGACCGGGCGGAAACCCGGCCCGGGTGGCGGCGCTGGATGCCGGTCTCGGGGCGGAGGTCCCGGGGATGACGGTCGATCGGCAGTGCGCGAGCGGGTTGAGCGCGATCACCACGGCCGCGGCCATGATTCGCGCCGGGATCGGGGACGCGTACCTGGCAGGCGGCGTCGAAAGTCCGTCCACGGCTCCGTGGCGGGCGTGGCGCCCTCGCTCGGCGGCAGAACCGCCCCGGTTCTACTCGCGTGCCCCGTTCGCCCCGGCACGGTTCGGTGATCCGGACATGGGTCCCGCAGCGGACCTGGTAGCGGCCGAGGCAGGTATCTCCCGCCAGCGCCAGGATGCTTTCGCCGCACGCAGTCACGCCCGTGCTGTCGAGGCACAGCGCCGTGGACGGTTCGATGCGGAACTCGTCGAGGTCGGTGGAGTCGGTACCGACGAGCGTCCCCGGCAGCGCTTCACCGCCGAGCGGCTCGCCCGGTTTCGTCCGGCCTTCACGCCCGAGGGAACCACGACGGCAGCGAACTCCTGCGGTATCAGCGACGGCGCGGCGGTGGTGCTGGTCACCAGCGAACACCACCGCAGGCGTCTCGGATTGCCCGGATTGAGACTGGTGGACCAGCAGGCTTCGGGCGTCGACCCGAACCGCCTCGGCCTCGGTGCCGCACCCGCGATGCGCGCGGTGCTCCGGCACCACGGGAGAGCACCGCAGGTCGTCGAGTTCAACGAGGCCTTTGCCGGGCAGACGTTGGCCTGCCTGGACGCGGCCGGAATCGACGAGTGCACGGCCGGGCCGGACGGCGGTGCGATCGCGCTCGGGCACCCGTGGGGTGCCTCCGGTGCCGTGCTGGTGGTGCGGCTGTTCCATCGGATGCTCGCGGACGGAGCCCGAACGGGCCTGGCCGCGATCTCCTCCGGCGGCGGACTGGGTGTGGCCACGATGTGGGAGCGAGCACAGTGA
- a CDS encoding energy-coupling factor ABC transporter ATP-binding protein, with protein sequence MIEFEGVGHRYGDHAVVDDVTLRLTEQRIAFVGANGSGKSTLARMINGLVHPTSGRVLVDGVDPARQGRTIRKRVGFVFTNPDSQIVMPTAGEDVAFSLRRKGIPAKERERRAAEMLARYGLAGYEEHPAHQLSGGQKQLLALCSMLVLDPDVLVCDEPTTLLDLRNKRRFVDRLEQLPQQIVLATHDLDLLDDFDRVVVLDEGRVAADDLPEPALQYYRKLIS encoded by the coding sequence GTGATCGAGTTCGAAGGAGTCGGGCACCGCTACGGCGATCACGCCGTAGTCGACGACGTGACCCTGCGGTTGACCGAGCAGCGGATCGCCTTCGTCGGGGCGAACGGTTCGGGCAAGTCGACGCTGGCCCGGATGATCAACGGACTCGTGCATCCGACCAGCGGCAGGGTTCTCGTCGACGGCGTGGACCCGGCCCGGCAGGGCCGCACGATCCGCAAGCGGGTGGGATTCGTCTTCACCAACCCCGACAGTCAGATCGTCATGCCCACAGCCGGTGAGGATGTTGCCTTCTCGCTGCGCAGAAAGGGAATACCGGCAAAGGAGCGGGAACGTCGGGCAGCCGAGATGCTCGCCCGGTACGGCCTGGCCGGGTACGAGGAGCACCCGGCACACCAGCTCTCCGGCGGGCAGAAGCAGTTGCTGGCGCTGTGCTCGATGCTGGTACTGGACCCCGATGTGCTGGTCTGCGACGAACCGACCACGCTGCTCGACCTGCGCAACAAGCGGCGATTCGTCGATCGGCTCGAGCAGCTTCCGCAGCAGATCGTGCTGGCCACCCACGACCTCGATCTGCTCGACGATTTCGACCGCGTCGTGGTCCTGGACGAGGGCCGGGTCGCCGCCGACGATCTCCCCGAACCCGCACTCCAGTACTACCGGAAGCTGATCAGTTGA
- a CDS encoding AMP-binding protein, giving the protein MHAPPPILAGSAARISGEHETLTGARFLARVHSAARDLRAAGASAGGRVAVEAHADAPTRLCWFLGADLLGAAALLTEPTWTERERAAVLGDACPEVVVDGTPQSAPRPVAPQGTDATPFYLATTSGSSGRPRVLVRDRRSWLDSFRAFDLGLAPHGESVLVPGPLSSSLFLFAALHALHGGHEVHLLERWSVTEAARACRRHTVVHLVPPMLSALLAVFERQPWLREECAVRTVVCGGARVDDELRDRLARNLPECALIEYYGSAEHSLVALRRDRTPLRPVEGVGLDIRDGDRSCPAGTPGTLWVRSTLAFSGHLEAGTVRPVETGFSSVGDRAVRHEDGSLTVLGRAGATVTSGAKVVAAEEVESVLRAVDGVLDVVVSATPHPRFGSIVTAVVEVPPDTHPSLRTLRARAREGLESSKRPRRWLATTELPRTASGKPARAQVVEHLRRGTLAGEVLS; this is encoded by the coding sequence ATGCACGCACCTCCCCCCATCCTCGCCGGCTCCGCCGCCCGGATCTCCGGCGAGCACGAGACCCTGACCGGTGCACGATTCCTCGCGCGTGTGCACAGCGCGGCCCGGGACCTCCGAGCCGCGGGCGCAAGTGCGGGTGGGCGAGTGGCCGTCGAGGCACACGCCGACGCACCGACGCGCCTGTGCTGGTTCCTCGGCGCGGACCTCCTCGGGGCCGCGGCCCTGCTCACCGAACCGACGTGGACGGAACGGGAGCGTGCGGCGGTCCTCGGCGATGCCTGCCCGGAGGTGGTCGTGGACGGGACGCCACAGTCCGCTCCCCGGCCGGTGGCCCCACAGGGGACCGACGCCACGCCGTTCTACCTGGCCACGACCTCGGGCAGCAGCGGCAGACCACGGGTGCTGGTCCGTGATCGGCGCTCGTGGCTGGACAGTTTCCGCGCCTTCGACCTCGGACTCGCTCCGCACGGCGAGAGCGTGCTCGTGCCCGGACCCTTGAGTTCGTCACTGTTCCTGTTCGCCGCGCTGCACGCACTGCACGGCGGCCACGAGGTGCATCTGCTCGAACGCTGGTCGGTCACCGAGGCCGCCCGAGCCTGCCGCAGGCATACGGTGGTCCATCTCGTTCCGCCGATGCTGTCGGCATTGCTGGCGGTTTTCGAACGGCAGCCGTGGTTGCGCGAGGAATGCGCGGTGCGCACGGTCGTCTGCGGGGGCGCTCGGGTCGACGACGAACTGCGGGACCGGCTGGCGCGGAACCTGCCGGAATGCGCGCTGATCGAGTACTACGGTTCCGCCGAACATTCCCTGGTGGCACTGCGGCGAGACCGCACCCCGCTCCGCCCGGTCGAGGGCGTCGGCCTCGACATCCGCGATGGTGACCGCTCGTGCCCTGCGGGCACCCCCGGCACGCTGTGGGTCCGTTCCACGCTGGCCTTCAGCGGTCACCTCGAGGCAGGCACGGTCCGCCCCGTCGAGACCGGCTTTTCCAGTGTGGGTGATCGGGCCGTGCGGCACGAGGACGGCTCACTGACCGTGCTGGGGCGCGCAGGCGCCACGGTCACCAGTGGCGCCAAGGTCGTCGCCGCCGAAGAGGTCGAGTCGGTCCTGCGGGCCGTGGACGGTGTCCTCGATGTGGTGGTCTCCGCCACACCACATCCCCGGTTCGGCTCGATCGTGACCGCCGTCGTGGAGGTCCCCCCGGATACACACCCCTCGCTGCGCACGCTGCGCGCCCGTGCCCGCGAAGGACTGGAGTCGAGCAAGCGTCCCCGGCGCTGGCTGGCCACCACGGAGCTTCCGCGCACAGCATCCGGCAAGCCCGCACGGGCACAGGTGGTCGAGCACCTGCGCCGGGGGACGCTGGCCGGGGAGGTGCTCTCGTGA
- a CDS encoding MoaD/ThiS family protein yields the protein MAINVSIPTILRTHTGGQKSVEANGSTVAEVINDLDSRHDGLKDRLVKEGNLHRFVNVYVNDEDVRFAGGLDASVSDGDSVTILPAVAGGMR from the coding sequence ATGGCAATCAACGTTTCGATCCCGACGATTCTGCGTACCCACACCGGTGGTCAGAAGTCCGTCGAGGCCAACGGCAGTACGGTGGCCGAGGTCATCAACGACCTCGACAGCAGGCACGACGGTCTCAAGGACCGGCTCGTCAAGGAGGGCAACCTGCACCGCTTCGTCAACGTGTACGTCAACGACGAGGACGTGCGGTTCGCCGGTGGCCTGGACGCCAGTGTCAGCGACGGTGACAGTGTGACGATCCTGCCCGCCGTTGCCGGCGGCATGCGCTGA
- a CDS encoding ATP-dependent DNA helicase produces the protein MAEAVEQAIGSGEHLAVQAGTGTGKSLAYLVPAIRHAVVAGATIVISTSTIALQSQLVDRDLPRLTAALAGALGRTPTFAILKGRRNYLCLNRLHGNAPEEPDESALFDPFAASALERQIKRLREWSSETETGDRDDLVPGVSDQAWRQVSVTAKECLGAHRCPVGTDCFAEHARNEAGRADIVVTNHALLAIDALDDRPVLPEHDVVMVDEAHDLVDRVTSAATGELAANAVKLAARRCGRAIDQEIADRLDEAGDGLELVLSEAHPQRLDEMPRDLAGTLSSVRDAAAACVTALGPERREDLEDSTARKLALAPTEEIHDTAVRLLEAFDEDESNRRDVVWIAGETNRPVTLKVAPLGVGGLLRERLFGQRTTVLTSATLALGGSFDTLARQWGLPPEQRAQPAADMAVGKEPPSDTGEVKWSGLDVGSPFEYQRSGILYVARHLPPRGPGELPPEYLDELTELVQAAGGRTLGLFSSMRAARQAGEALRERLATPVLCQGEDTTSLLVNRFAEDPGTCLFGTLSLWQGVDVPGASLQLVVMDRIPFPRPDDPLASARQRAVSAHGGNGFITVAGTHAALLLAQGAGRLLRSTNDRGVIAVLDPRLATARYSSFLRASLPPFWTTQDPDVVRGALRRLDAAAQSD, from the coding sequence ATGGCCGAAGCGGTCGAACAGGCGATCGGTTCCGGGGAACATCTCGCGGTGCAGGCGGGCACCGGAACGGGCAAGTCGCTGGCCTACCTGGTTCCGGCGATCCGCCATGCCGTGGTCGCCGGTGCCACGATCGTGATCTCGACATCGACGATCGCACTGCAGAGCCAACTCGTGGACCGCGATCTTCCCCGGCTGACCGCAGCCCTGGCCGGGGCCTTGGGACGCACGCCCACGTTCGCCATCCTCAAGGGGCGACGCAACTATCTGTGCCTGAATCGGCTGCACGGCAACGCTCCGGAGGAGCCCGACGAGTCAGCCCTGTTCGATCCCTTCGCGGCTTCGGCACTGGAACGTCAGATCAAGCGACTTCGGGAGTGGTCGTCGGAAACCGAGACGGGTGATCGGGACGATCTCGTGCCGGGTGTGTCCGACCAGGCGTGGCGGCAGGTATCGGTCACGGCGAAGGAATGCCTGGGAGCGCATCGCTGCCCGGTCGGCACCGACTGCTTCGCCGAGCACGCCAGGAACGAAGCAGGCCGTGCCGACATCGTCGTCACCAACCACGCGCTGCTGGCCATCGACGCTCTGGACGACCGGCCGGTGCTGCCCGAGCACGACGTGGTCATGGTCGACGAGGCACACGACCTCGTCGACCGCGTGACCTCGGCGGCGACCGGTGAACTGGCGGCGAACGCGGTCAAACTCGCCGCACGCCGCTGCGGACGGGCCATCGACCAGGAGATCGCCGATCGGCTGGACGAGGCCGGCGACGGCCTGGAGCTCGTGCTGTCCGAGGCGCACCCGCAGCGGCTCGACGAGATGCCACGAGACCTGGCCGGGACCCTGAGCTCGGTGCGGGACGCGGCCGCGGCCTGCGTCACCGCGCTCGGACCGGAGCGCAGGGAGGACCTCGAGGACAGCACCGCACGCAAACTCGCGTTGGCGCCGACCGAGGAGATCCACGACACCGCGGTGCGGTTGCTGGAGGCTTTCGACGAGGACGAGAGCAATCGGCGCGATGTCGTCTGGATCGCGGGCGAGACCAACCGTCCGGTCACCCTGAAGGTCGCGCCACTGGGCGTGGGCGGACTACTCCGGGAACGGTTGTTCGGGCAACGCACCACCGTGCTGACCTCGGCGACTCTCGCGCTCGGCGGCTCGTTCGACACCCTGGCACGGCAGTGGGGGCTCCCGCCGGAACAACGGGCACAGCCTGCTGCGGATATGGCCGTCGGCAAGGAACCGCCGTCGGACACCGGTGAGGTGAAATGGAGCGGCCTGGATGTGGGCTCGCCGTTCGAGTACCAGCGCAGCGGCATCCTCTACGTCGCCCGTCACTTGCCACCACGAGGTCCCGGCGAGCTGCCGCCCGAGTATCTGGACGAGTTGACCGAACTCGTGCAGGCTGCGGGCGGACGAACGCTGGGGTTGTTCTCGTCGATGCGGGCGGCCCGGCAAGCCGGTGAGGCGCTCCGCGAGCGGCTTGCGACGCCGGTGCTGTGCCAGGGCGAGGACACGACCTCGCTGCTGGTGAACCGGTTCGCCGAGGATCCGGGGACCTGCCTGTTCGGGACGTTGTCGCTGTGGCAGGGGGTGGACGTGCCCGGCGCGTCACTGCAGCTGGTGGTCATGGACCGGATTCCGTTTCCACGTCCGGACGACCCGTTGGCCTCCGCACGGCAGCGAGCGGTGTCGGCACACGGCGGGAACGGGTTCATCACCGTGGCCGGAACACATGCGGCACTGCTGCTCGCACAGGGAGCGGGTCGTTTGTTGCGTTCCACCAACGACCGCGGTGTCATCGCGGTGCTCGACCCGCGGCTGGCCACCGCTCGCTACAGCAGCTTCCTGCGGGCATCGCTGCCACCGTTCTGGACGACCCAGGATCCGGATGTCGTCCGGGGTGCCCTCCGTCGCCTGGACGCCGCAGCACAGTCGGACTGA
- a CDS encoding nicotinamidase: protein MSEALIVVDVQNDFCEGGALAVPGGAGVAGAISAHMATVHHGHIVATRDYHIDPGEHFSDEPDFVRSWPVHCVAATAGAAFHPELDIAPVQAVFSKGQYSDGYSGFEGNGLARWLTEHGVDRVTITGLATDHCVRATALDSVREGFTTSVLLDLTAGVSRTTVDAALEELRAAGVTLVGEPVVR from the coding sequence ATGAGCGAGGCACTGATCGTCGTCGATGTGCAGAACGACTTCTGCGAGGGCGGTGCCCTGGCCGTTCCCGGTGGCGCGGGCGTGGCCGGGGCCATCTCGGCCCACATGGCCACCGTGCACCACGGTCATATCGTGGCCACCCGGGATTACCACATCGACCCGGGCGAGCACTTCAGCGACGAACCGGACTTCGTGCGCTCCTGGCCGGTGCACTGCGTCGCGGCAACGGCGGGTGCCGCCTTCCACCCGGAGCTCGATATCGCCCCGGTGCAGGCGGTGTTCTCCAAGGGGCAGTACAGCGACGGCTACTCCGGCTTCGAGGGCAACGGACTCGCCCGGTGGTTGACCGAGCACGGTGTGGACCGGGTGACCATCACGGGCCTCGCCACCGACCACTGTGTACGCGCCACCGCGCTGGACTCCGTCCGCGAGGGGTTCACCACGAGCGTGCTGCTGGACCTCACCGCCGGTGTCTCCCGGACGACCGTCGACGCCGCGCTCGAAGAGCTGCGGGCGGCGGGCGTGACCCTCGTCGGAGAGCCCGTCGTCCGCTGA
- the clpS gene encoding ATP-dependent Clp protease adapter ClpS — MTSPAEVEHAQPEQEEFASEDKPWVTVVWNDPVNLMSYVTYVLQKIFGYSKDHATKLMLDVHNHGRAAVSSGSKEKVEADVAKLHAAGLWATMQKDS; from the coding sequence ATGACCTCGCCCGCCGAAGTGGAGCACGCACAGCCCGAGCAGGAGGAATTCGCCTCCGAGGACAAGCCGTGGGTGACCGTGGTCTGGAATGATCCGGTCAACCTGATGTCCTATGTGACCTACGTGCTGCAGAAGATCTTCGGCTACAGCAAGGACCACGCCACCAAGCTCATGCTGGACGTGCACAACCACGGCAGGGCGGCGGTGTCCTCGGGTTCGAAGGAGAAGGTGGAGGCCGACGTGGCGAAACTGCACGCCGCGGGTCTCTGGGCAACGATGCAGAAGGACTCATGA
- a CDS encoding Mov34/MPN/PAD-1 family protein — translation MLVIRRDLVDAMVAHARRDHPDEACGVIAGPEGSERPERLIEMANAERSPTFYRFDSGEQLRVWREMDASDEEPVVIYHSHTATEAYPSRTDVSYASEPNAHYVLVSTRDPEDHELRSYRIVDGVVTEEPVEVVESYMFAHTGADEVPDCR, via the coding sequence GTGCTGGTGATCCGACGCGACCTCGTGGACGCGATGGTCGCGCATGCTCGACGGGACCACCCGGACGAGGCGTGCGGTGTCATAGCAGGCCCGGAAGGGTCGGAACGGCCGGAACGGCTGATCGAGATGGCCAACGCCGAACGTTCGCCGACCTTCTATCGTTTCGACTCGGGCGAGCAGTTGCGAGTGTGGCGCGAGATGGACGCTTCCGACGAGGAACCAGTGGTGATCTACCACTCGCACACCGCGACCGAGGCGTATCCGTCTCGCACGGATGTCTCCTATGCCTCGGAACCCAATGCGCATTACGTACTCGTGTCCACCAGAGACCCCGAGGACCACGAACTGCGCTCCTATCGCATCGTCGATGGCGTTGTGACCGAGGAGCCGGTGGAGGTCGTCGAGTCGTACATGTTCGCCCACACCGGTGCCGACGAAGTCCCCGACTGTCGGTGA
- a CDS encoding nicotinate phosphoribosyltransferase — MTDPASTALLTDHYELTMLAGALRDGTADRECTFEVFTRRLPDGRRYGVACGIERVLEAVEAFRFGDAELQALARDGVCDEDTLSWLREYRFRGRIDGYPEGELYFPGSPLLTVQATFAEAVLLETVILSILNHDSAIAAAAARMVSAANGRRIIEMGSRRAHEAAAVTAARAAYLAGFTATSNLQAGSRYGIPTSGTSAHSFTLLHDSERSAFEAQVAALGTGTALLVDTYDISRGIETAVEVAGTELGAIRIDSGDVGALARQAREQLDSLGATGTRIVVSGDLDEYSIAALRAEPVDGYGVGTSLVTGSGAPTAGLVYKLVEVEGKPVAKRSSHKESRGGRKGALRTHKGTGTALEEIVYSATPGATPPEAGPHDRFVPIPLMRNGERVDDLPTLEDNRQRLRHALVSVPWEGLKLSAGEPAIPTVFPDRGA, encoded by the coding sequence ATGACCGATCCAGCCAGTACGGCGCTGCTGACCGACCACTACGAGCTGACCATGCTCGCAGGCGCGCTGCGCGACGGGACCGCCGACCGCGAATGCACGTTCGAGGTGTTCACCCGACGCCTTCCCGACGGGCGCCGGTACGGCGTCGCCTGCGGGATCGAGCGAGTACTCGAGGCGGTCGAGGCATTCCGCTTCGGCGACGCCGAACTGCAGGCGCTGGCCCGGGACGGTGTCTGCGACGAGGACACTCTCTCCTGGCTGCGGGAGTACCGCTTCCGCGGTCGGATCGACGGCTACCCCGAAGGAGAGCTGTACTTTCCCGGCTCCCCCCTGCTGACGGTGCAGGCCACGTTCGCCGAGGCCGTGCTGCTGGAGACGGTGATCCTGTCCATCCTCAACCACGACAGTGCGATCGCGGCGGCAGCGGCGCGGATGGTCTCGGCTGCCAACGGTCGCCGCATCATCGAAATGGGCTCCCGACGGGCCCACGAGGCAGCCGCGGTCACCGCCGCGCGCGCCGCCTACCTCGCCGGGTTCACGGCCACTTCGAACCTGCAGGCAGGAAGCCGCTACGGGATTCCCACGTCCGGCACCTCGGCGCACTCGTTCACGCTGCTGCACGATTCGGAACGCTCCGCCTTCGAAGCCCAGGTCGCGGCTCTGGGCACCGGCACGGCCCTGCTGGTGGACACCTACGACATCTCCCGGGGGATCGAGACGGCCGTCGAGGTCGCCGGAACGGAACTGGGCGCGATCCGGATCGACTCCGGTGATGTGGGCGCCCTGGCCAGGCAGGCACGTGAGCAACTCGACTCGCTCGGGGCCACGGGCACCCGCATCGTGGTCTCGGGTGATCTCGACGAGTACTCCATCGCCGCGCTGCGCGCCGAACCCGTGGACGGCTACGGGGTGGGAACCTCGCTGGTGACCGGTTCGGGGGCTCCCACGGCGGGTCTGGTCTACAAACTCGTCGAGGTCGAGGGAAAGCCGGTCGCCAAGCGCAGCTCGCACAAGGAGTCCCGCGGTGGTCGCAAGGGCGCTTTGCGCACGCACAAGGGCACCGGTACCGCACTCGAAGAGATCGTCTACTCGGCTACCCCCGGTGCCACTCCCCCGGAGGCAGGGCCGCACGACCGGTTCGTTCCGATTCCGCTGATGCGCAACGGCGAACGGGTCGATGATCTGCCCACGCTGGAGGACAATCGGCAGCGGCTGCGGCATGCGCTGGTGAGCGTGCCGTGGGAAGGCCTGAAGCTCTCGGCGGGCGAACCGGCGATTCCGACGGTGTTCCCCGACCGGGGCGCCTGA
- a CDS encoding P1 family peptidase, which translates to MTEEPRPGRANAITDVDGVRVGHHQRLDERWATGVSAVVVPEGATAAVDVRGGGPGTRETDVLHPTHLVQQAHAIVLAGGSAYGLSAADGAMRWLAERGHGFPVGETPHEVVPIVPAAVLFDLPMGEWGNRPDATFGYTACDAATTSETRQGNVGAGTGAVAGSVKGGTGTASAVLGDAALPGGATVGALVAVNSSGAVIDPATGLPWAVGLELAGEFGLRPPDAAEVEAARERAGSRPARRGTSARPLNTTIGVVAVDAPLSKAECHRVAVAAQDGLARAIRPAHAMSDGDTVFALSTGRSAPETDDRARWASALDGLCAAAADVLARAIVHAVLAADPLGDVIPYTGLYRSVRE; encoded by the coding sequence ATGACGGAGGAGCCGCGGCCCGGCCGGGCGAATGCGATCACCGATGTCGACGGCGTGCGAGTGGGGCATCACCAACGCCTGGACGAACGGTGGGCGACCGGGGTCAGTGCCGTGGTGGTTCCGGAGGGAGCGACCGCGGCGGTCGACGTCCGCGGCGGCGGACCCGGCACCCGAGAGACCGATGTGCTGCATCCCACCCATCTCGTGCAGCAGGCGCACGCCATCGTGCTCGCAGGCGGGAGTGCCTACGGCCTGTCCGCCGCCGACGGCGCCATGCGCTGGCTCGCCGAGCGCGGGCACGGCTTTCCCGTGGGTGAGACGCCGCACGAGGTGGTTCCGATCGTTCCCGCCGCCGTGCTGTTCGACCTGCCGATGGGGGAGTGGGGTAACCGGCCCGACGCGACATTCGGGTACACGGCCTGCGACGCGGCCACCACCAGTGAGACTCGGCAGGGCAATGTCGGGGCGGGAACCGGCGCGGTCGCCGGGAGCGTGAAGGGCGGTACCGGCACGGCCAGCGCCGTGCTGGGTGATGCGGCCCTGCCCGGCGGGGCCACCGTCGGTGCGCTGGTGGCGGTCAACTCCTCGGGGGCGGTGATCGACCCGGCCACGGGACTGCCGTGGGCGGTGGGACTGGAGTTGGCAGGGGAGTTCGGTCTGCGCCCGCCCGATGCCGCCGAGGTCGAAGCGGCGCGCGAGCGGGCGGGCAGCCGCCCCGCCCGCCGGGGGACGTCGGCGCGACCGCTGAACACCACGATCGGTGTCGTGGCCGTCGATGCCCCGCTGAGCAAGGCCGAGTGCCACCGCGTGGCCGTGGCCGCCCAGGACGGATTGGCGCGGGCGATCAGGCCCGCGCACGCAATGTCCGACGGCGACACGGTCTTCGCGCTGTCCACCGGTCGTAGCGCGCCGGAGACGGACGACCGGGCACGGTGGGCGAGCGCGCTCGACGGACTCTGTGCCGCTGCCGCCGATGTCCTGGCGCGCGCGATCGTGCACGCGGTGCTGGCGGCCGACCCCCTCGGCGACGTGATCCCCTACACGGGCCTCTACCGTTCGGTCCGGGAATGA
- a CDS encoding DUF2017 domain-containing protein: protein MNGWTRKNGHLVTRLAPQEAAVVRGLVGQIKDMLTARADEAPADELSELTGIRTGPTTPPEDRVMGRLLPDFYRRDPETGESDAEEADAAGAMRSLHEPELLELKTGVAATVLDTCPRDGGTVKLTEEQADSWMSAINDVRLALGTALDIDEDMPEELPEDDLRREHLNVYQWLTWVQDSLVEAMTS from the coding sequence GTGAACGGCTGGACGCGCAAGAACGGTCACCTGGTAACTCGCCTCGCCCCGCAGGAAGCTGCGGTGGTCCGTGGTCTGGTCGGCCAGATCAAGGACATGCTCACCGCGCGTGCGGATGAGGCGCCTGCGGACGAGCTGAGCGAGCTCACCGGTATCCGCACCGGGCCGACGACGCCCCCGGAGGACCGGGTGATGGGTCGATTGCTGCCCGATTTCTATCGGCGCGACCCGGAGACCGGGGAATCCGATGCGGAAGAAGCCGATGCCGCGGGGGCGATGCGCTCGCTGCACGAGCCGGAACTGCTGGAGCTCAAAACCGGTGTGGCGGCCACGGTGCTGGACACCTGTCCTCGGGACGGCGGCACGGTGAAGCTGACCGAGGAGCAGGCGGACAGTTGGATGTCGGCGATCAACGATGTCCGGCTGGCTCTGGGCACCGCCTTGGACATCGACGAGGACATGCCCGAGGAGCTGCCCGAGGACGACCTGCGCCGAGAGCACCTCAACGTGTACCAGTGGTTGACCTGGGTGCAGGACAGCCTGGTGGAGGCCATGACCTCGTAG